TGTTAGAGTATCGTTTTTCTGGTGTCATGTTTTACTCGCTGAGGCCTGATGATCTTGACATAAGACAAAACCCAAACAAAGGATGGGAGAGAATGAAGGATGAATCTCTCACCTTGGCTCTCCCCCACCAACATTCTTCCCCGAACAGACTTCACAAACCATCCATGGAGAGATGGGGAAACAAAGGCACCCTGATAGAACCTTGActgatagatagataaagatgTTCTGCATTCCTGTATGAATAATCAACATGAGCTCTATGCACAAAAATGCAGGAATATTCAGGTCATCttaagtcatttaaaaacaactaaatccACACTTCAGCTCTCCTGCTAGCATTGCAGAGGTCACAGCTCTTCAATGAGatgcaaaaatgtacaatataaagTAGATTTAAGATTTACAGTAGGCCGACTGCAGATTAAGTTTGAATAACAGTGTGGGGGTTGCAGTATGAGAtggaacacacactttaataagTAGAGGATGTTTTTGCACTAAATCAAACTGCAAGTGTAAAGGAGCACTACAAATGTcgctacaaaaacaaaacacccgAATACGACAAATGTGTCTGTATACAATATATTGGCAGGCACACACAGTTGTTCTGTGTGGAGCAGAAGTGCACAAAGCACTTTTCAGTGCTCAGACAAGAGATTAAAGGTATTTAAGTTACCCAAAAACCTTTTGTGCATTTATGGCCAACACCCAAAGTCAGCTTCAACATCAAAGGCTGGATTTCTTTGCATGCagtgagtgaaaaaaaaaaagtggaggTGATATTTGAACGGAGGTATCATTATGAAAAATTACCCGGTGCTGACTTGTTCAGGGGGTCGGGATGAGTTGGAACTGGAGTGCTTGGTGTTGTTGACTGAACAGCGCTGCTCAttcttctctttatctctctgacATTCTTCTGCCTCATTTCAATACCTATTCTTTACTGAAGAGCCTCCCTCGCTGTCGTTCACACTTCTTGTGATTTGTATTCTAAGTAGCTCACAGGTCTTTTGTATTCTGGGCCGATAGCGATCTGAATCCTCACGCTGACAGTGGAAGCTGCAGATATTCTGCTGAagccagaaaataaaaaagtcttaTTTGTTATGTGGAGTGAAATCTCTGTTGTTGAAACCCTAGAAATCGATAAGCTCCATGTACACTCAGACTCCACCGATGATGAAAGGTAAATTACAAAAGCAGATTGATTGCAGTGCACTGATTATACTAAAAGCTACAAGACGGGGCACAAATGTTGCACTGGAAATTATGTTCCATTTGTCCTTTTTTGAATGTATGAATTTGAAATTACCATCAAAATCTAATATAATGtccagaaaaagagaaagcatTCATAACTTTTCTGTCACTGATCAATATGTATGTACAAAAGCTCTTTTGATGAATCTGGGCTAAATGTTGAAATTCCACTTCCAATTTTAGGATTTTCCTAAAATTTCTAAACATTCACTGAGTTTTGATTCATGCACTCTTACGACCTTCTTTAAATAacttaatattacatttaaaaaaacactattGCATTGATAGTTTTCTCATTTAagaacatatacatacattccTATGTTTATGAATGTTGTATTTCTGACAGTTGAGTTGTAAATATGTGAGAAGTTTCACTCACAGATGTATGTCTCTGGAGTGGATGGCATAGTGATCCAATACAATGCAACTGCACCATTTCAAAGACCTCACAACTCCAAACACATAACGCTGAATTTAGAAACAGACTTTGAGCAAAATttgagtttaaaataaaaatatatgaacGCTTCAAAAGGAATACTTCTGAACATTTTAACAAGAAAAAAGAACTTTACAAAGTGAGTCAGCGGAATAACCCTCTGTAGTGGAAGGAAAAACTGAAATACTGCATGTAATTCACAGATGAAGCATAGGAGTTGTGCTTGCAGACAGATAACAGAGAAACTGAGTGTGTCTGAACGACGTTGATAAGAGCATCATTCCAATACAGTGGCCTTTCTCTCAGCTGCAGATTCCCCCTGTTCCTCTCCTCAGGAGTCCAACTGCAGGAGGATctgaagacaacacacacagaagattAGTCTACAACCATCTGTCTGTCAAAGCTGCTGTAGTTTTGCTGATTATTagattattcattcattaatgttttcttattgtatTCAAGTACTAATTACAGAGCATTGTTTCTACTCAGCGCTCGCATTGGTGTGATGTTTCAACACTGCATATTCAACAGAATGTTTGTAAATCAAACTGTGTAAGTGTTTCCTCGGTTTCCTGCAGATGCTTCACATGCTAACTACTCTTATTCTTAAAGAAAATGAAGTATAGGACATAGTTTCCTTCACACTTGGAACAGCGTAGCTTCATGAAGTGACTACAGATGGAATCACTTTTGACAATATGATGGAGAGGAGCAAAACAGCtctttcaaatttaaaaaatgttacaaTCATTCTCCTATGGAGATGATATTTTGGGCGAACATAATGTTAGTCATTTTCGATGCTACTCAGTACAGTAACAACACAAAGGGTTGTGGTTTTCATCCCttcttttcttctattttcttttatgaTTCAGCTATGACTGCAATTTGTTTCCAACACTTCCTCATTTTTCTAAGCAGCCAAGCATATCAATTTTCATTACAGCTCACTTACTGCTAATGTTTTAAAACTCAACTGTGAATTATTTGGGGGGTTTCAGGCTGTGATGTTTTAAACTGTGTAGGCTACTGTACCTTCACCAGAGCAGATTGGAGTTGCTAAACCTCAATTATACTTTAATCCATACAAATGCAAattagagaagaaaaaaaggttgtttttgttctctAAAAAAGTGCTGATGTTTTCAAAACCTTATGTGGTCGTGCAGCTCTAAGATCCCCTCTTCAACACGAGAAGGAGACATCAAGAGAATCAATGATGCAGATCGGCTCATTGGCTGTTTCATTACTCTCATATATCAAAGACATGAAGTAGTATTTGCATGCCACATCTGAGAGGAGGGCGGAGGGTTTCATGTGGCCTATCATCACTAACTGAAAACAGAGAGGGTTGGTAAAGCTGTGAAAAAAATGAATGTCCTACACTCTGAGGCTCAATAGCCGTTCGATAGAAATCCCACATTATAGGGTGTGTGGTTCTTTTCAAATCCACTGGGGGTCATTAAGCTCTTGCAGCGCAGACATAACAGCACTTGAGAAGAGACAGGGTGTGTATAAAGGTGAGGACGGATTCCGAACTCTGCTGATGAAAACTGTCATCAGACAGCTATAAAGTGGTTTGTGGAGAGAAATATGAGGCTGAGAAGACCCTGAACGACCAATCTAAATGTCAGTACTCGCTTCTTGCAGAATTAGGAGGGAGGTGCAAAATGTGAGGCTGCTGAGGTGATGATATATTACCAGAAAAACACGTGTAATCCTAAAATTGCTCTAATTTCTCAACAACTCTCCATGACGAATAGCTAGTGTCCTTGTTGAACTTTACAGTATGTTTATCTGCTGTGGTAACATTGCAACATAACTATATTCTTATTATAATAGGTTAATAATCATATTACCACActgatatacattttttaaatgtttatactCCAGGTACACTCCAGTATATGATACTCTTTAATCCTATGGTGTCTCTATAATACTTCTATAATGATGCCTCAGATGTTGCAATGACTTAATATTTGTATATCTCTTCTCCAAAATGTATCATAGTAGCCTTTAGCATGGTTGTAAAGGTCTTTACTTCCtattacataaaacaaaacaaaaataaaataaaataaaaacgtagCATAAAGGAAGTCTGAGTTTAAACAAAGGAAAAATCACCCGAAATAAATCCAAGAAAAATCTAAGCCATATGTCATTAAATAAGTGTCTCAGTGCCAACAATAACAACGATCTTCTCTCAACAACTTTCAAGGGTTTTTTTTGCTTCAACGTCTTTTTCAGAGGTGACAAATAACAAACCCTTTTTTTTGTGGCTAAAACTTTCACAAACTGTCTACCCTCACCACAAGCAGAGTAGGTAGTTTTATAGTCGAGCCGCTTTTGGCGACGAGTGCGCCCCTCCTCCCAGGAGGCGGAGCGGGGGGTCAGGCGCATCGACGGCAGGCCTATATATTGAGTTTGCTTACAGACAGGCAAGTGATCCccctgcagcacacacaaacacacttgtcCTAACGTTACATTATCAACGACTGCTAATCATGGAGGTGAGTTCCTTTACTTATATCTTTCTTTACTGATATGTGGCAGTTAtgtctgttttttctttgaGGCTGTTTTAATGGATAATGATTATCTACTATATCATTAGCAACCCCTGTTTACAGTGTTATAATTCACCTTAGTACTCATTGAATTATAATTTTtccacatttaaaagaaatacattcagtggtaaaaagtacaatttaaacTTTTATACAACTTAGTTAACAACTACCTATAGCTCAACTGTTTTCTCATTTTTCAATTCCTTTCTCTTTCAGCCTGGAATTTGGAATGACATAATCTTCGAAAACAGCACTGACAACATCTCAGAGGATTCTGGAGACTTTGAGCTGGACTTCCAGGAGCCATGTGGCAGAGCTCTCAGCAAAAACTTCAATAAGATCTTCATACCAACAGTTTACGGAATTATATTTATCCTGGGAGTCATTGGCAATGGATTAGTCGTCATTGTCATGGGCTACCAAAAAAAGGTCAAAACGATGACGGACAAGTACCGGCTCCATCTCTCCGTGGCTGACCTCCTGTTGGTCCTCACGCTGCCCTTCTGGGCCGTGGATGCAGCCAGCTCCTGGTACTTTGGAggtttcctctgtgtgtctgtgcatgtgatcTACACAGTGAACCTATACAGCAGCGTGTTGATCCTGGCCTTCATCAGTCTAGACAGATACTTGGCAGTTGTGCGGGCCACCAACAGTCAAGCCACAAGGAAGCTGCTTGCGTCCAAATTGATCTACGTAGGTGTGTGGCTGCCTGCAGCTGTGCTGACTATACCTGACCTGGTGTTTGCCAGGGTGCAAAACACAGGGTCGTCAAGCTTCCTAATTTTCGACGAAAGCATGGAGACGGCAGACTCCAGGATCCTCTGCCAGCGCATTTACCCACAGGACACCAGTTTCACATGGTCAGTGGTTTTCCGCTTCCAGCACATCCTGGTGGGCTTCATTCTGCCCGGTCTGGTCATCCTCATATGCTActgcatcatcatcaacaaGCTGTCGCGAGGCACCAAGATCCAGGCTCTGAAGAAGAAAGCGCTGAAGACCACAGTTATCCTCATcgtttgttttttctcctgcTGGCTGCCCTACTGTCTTGGCCTCTTTGTGGACACCCTGATGATGCTGGAATTCCCACCTGGGTTCACTCCCAGCTGTGATTTGCAGCAAGCGGTGGAGAAGTGGATTTCTATCACAGAGGCGCTGGCCTATTTTCACTGCTGCTTAAACCCCATCCTCTATGCTTTCCTGGGAGTTATGTTCAAGAAATCAGCCAGGAGTGCACTGACAGCCAGCAGCCGATCAAGTCAAAAAGTGACACTCATGACAAAAAAGAGAGGGCCAATTTCATCCGTGTCCACTGAGTCTGAGTCCTCAAGTGTTTTGTCAAGTTAACAAACACTCAAACTCAGAGTCCGTGACTTGATACCCTCAGGCGATAAAGAAAAACTAAGCTTTAATTTTAAAGAACTTACTACATTTTGTACACAtgtaaaaaaatagtttttgatttgtttgccttGTTTACTGCAATTGTATCTTGTGATTGTTTCTATGCTATTGGTGCAACTTTTATGTTCCTCAAAGCAGATTGTATCTGCAGGCAGTGCCTAATTTCCATTTCAACTCCATTTTCCCCCATGTTCATCTTTACAATCTGTGCTGCTGTATCAAAGCTCAGGCATACAAGGCCCTATTCTGTATTCATGGATGGTAGCTGCTCTTGAAAACCTGTATATAGTTTGTAGCATTTGTGTGTTCGCACTTAAGTTGTGTGATTATCTGAAAGCTATTATTTATTGCTGTCATTCACACTGGaagttttgtaaaaaaataaaaagtaaaaaaaataaactgcatgctgctattttttttacagttttcaatttgtttttttatgtaaaaataaagaattcagTGCTTCTCATAATGACTGTGTGGTTTTCATTTTCACCTAAAACCAGCTCTTCCTTCCCTCAGGGCAGGGGTGAGGGATGAGGTGAGTGTGTTGGAGGGAGGGGATAGggtgtgtgtatgggggggcTCCACCTGATCTGGCTAGAAAGCAGAAGGAGGATTGAGCAGGCAGGCCCTGTAATTGCAGGAACATCTGTGCACTTTTACATCTTAAGCAGCCATGACACAAAAGCTCAAATCTGTGGTTATAATTAGCACCCATATGGCTCCTTAACAAAGAAAATAGCATGTTAAGTTCTcttttgacttttctttcttctcagtTTGCAAGGTATACAGCCTTTATTATGTTAGGCTTTTAAACAAGTGAGTTAAAGAGTGGGTCAGTGGGTCAACTTAGCTATTTCCCggttcacaaaacaaaaaataatagtaTTCAGGACACAGGTTATATATTGTGAAGATGCAAAGAGGCAGACATAGTCTTTGTTGAGCACAAATGTAATATATCATTGGCAATAAATCTGCTGGAATTACATGTGACAAGATGAGACATAAAAATGACAAGTTTcgagcacacacactgacatcaaTCTTTCTGTGGGTTCTGCCATCAACATATACGAGAGATTTAATCCGGGTGGACTGGTGACATGATGATGTTCAAATTGGAGACCAAAGAAAGCTGGCAACAATAGATGTCAAGGAGAATGAAGTCGTCAAATGGCTGCTGTCCAATGTAATGCTGGCATCCATTCAAGACTCCAATAGAGgtacatttccatttctttacatgtaaaaaaaaaagaaaggtgtgAAGTGCCCCCATCAGGCCACAAGGTTAAAGGGTTTTTGGGGCTCTGGTCTCTCACAGGGATACAGGATAAAACAAAAGGTGCTCTTTCAGTTGGAAATGTTCCCAAATTATTCATAATTAGCATAAGAGCTACACTGCCTCAGTCTGTGAAGGAACAGAGCTGCGATTAACACTTCAAGTGCTCAGATGCTGCCGCTGCTTCTTTCACTGTCATCAGGAACGGTTGTTAGAGCTTTAGGATCATATCAACCACCATACTCAATTGTACTTAATGTGCAAATTTAGGGTTATACAGTAAACTGATAATATGGGGGGTAATATTGACCAAAATCACATGTGAGATATCTTAAATACAGAAGCAATTGGTTGAACATTAAGAGATCAAAAACTATTGTAAATGATATACAGATTAAACCCCTAAACAAAGTTGCATGTTGTCGTATCTATAGCATTATGACTTTGACAAAACAGAGGCTTTGTAGCTAGTCAGGAAGAACATAACTAAACAATGAGATGAATATGCTTTTAATGCATGAAAGCTGCACATCATATTTCACTGATCTATTTGGCTCCCATGGATGAATTGCATATCATTTTCTTAATACTAAACCATTATCCCAATAACAAAAGATAATGCTTTTATCCAAATTGTCCAAAGTGTTCTCTTGTGCACAAACAGTACTCAGGGACTCTTTGGGAAGAAACCCTCGCGTGCAAGAAGGTGCCCTTTTATTCATAATAAAGCttttgctctctgtgtgtggtgaGAGAATATGCACTGCTCAACagcatacacatacatactgtaaatcTGTGCAATCAAGTTAAAGAAGTGTTTATTTGAGATGGATTAGGCTTTTCTACCATGATAATATTCTCATCATCTCTTGCAAAACATCAATATCAACTTCCTGTGCAAAAATCCAATCTTTCTGATATCTAATATATTAGTTAAACAAActcatgtgtgtatgttgaagtaGGGAAGAGTGTCTTGTTTGCTTTGTGGGTTAAAGGGCAAAGCTGTTGAAATGGACAGGAAACACTTTCTACTGGTGTGTCATTACCAGTGGGCAAATTTCTAATTGCAACTTGAGACTATTGTTCAGTATGTGCAGATGTAAGTTTTGCTGTTGAGATGTATTAAAGTTATGAGCGACAGGGTAATtgcaaagttatttttaaagagCTATTGCAAACTAAGGACGAAAGGAACACAAATACCACAGGTTCCtttctggcagtgacctgctcCACTAATGGTTACATTGTTTTGGTTGGAAAGGGATCAGCAGGAAGGCTGTTTCCTGCATCAGGAGCTCCTTTGGCCAACAGCCTGAGAAAAGCTTTGATGACCCCCTACTGTATTCAAACCACCATCACTCGCTGTGCTCGACCATTCCTGCAAAGGTCACTGGATACCTGGATGCACTTAGTGGACTCGACCGTGGGCGTGAAAGTAATTTCATGCAGTGTCACTTTTAGTGTTCATGTGGATATGTAAAAACTACCCCATGACCACACATGgtggtgtatgtgtgcatgttgttgtatgtgtgaaatgttgatttaattaaaatattttaaaatgtcacttttatttatgtactgTTTGTACCCATTAGTATAGTTGTGTTGGCTTGGTTTTTAGCATGAAGGAACCTTCTAATCAAAATATGTTAGACCACAGACTAGGATTTGCACAAGGTGGTTGTGTGCTTATACCCCTccttattatttttgtatatctgtatatgaaacagaaaaacataattGCATGCagttattatcatttattacaGTTTGACATTTGTATCCACCTGCACTCTGGACACATATGATTCAGCCTTTCTTGTAACTATGTCTATTTTCTCATAACATTTCCTTTATCAAAGTAGCCTACTTATTttcagaatttattttaaagttattgATAATCCCGTTACAGTAATTGGCATAATATGACCCATTTTTCGTAGCCTATGTGTAATTGTGATCGAGTTGACCCTGAGTTAAAGCCATTTTCCATCAGTTTTTCTTtctatatttttacattaaagacCATCAGATCTCGCAGAGAATACATAAAGTATATGatataatgcaatataaaaatataatcaaatataagtaaaataatgtaaaacatttcattttcatttctgaaTCAGTAGGCATTGATTAGAACAACAACAATCTTGAAATCGTtcagaaaccaaaacaaacccTGTTTCCATTATTTTGTCTACCCCATGTGCCGTCCAGAAAATAAGATGGTCGGAACTAGACTTCAGTCAGTCGTTTCTAGTCGGAACCCTAAGCATCTGGTAGTTGGTGTTCCATCAAAACAAGTCCTTACTTCCTGTGCACGTCCATGCTGTAAACAGCTGATGTGGTGCTTCTGCCAGTCAGACAGCCGTGAAACATATTGTCCTCATTCTCCAAAAATATAGCTCAACATGACTAAAGACGAAGTCCAGGGGTAAGAATGGTGTGAAAGTTGTGCGTGTCATAATTGACGTCTCACAGCAACGCGTTAACTATCGTGTGATAACAGTAGTTAGCTAGTAGTAGTTAGCTAGTTAACTAGCTAGCATTACCTAAATATGGAGCAGATTGCATCATCTGACTGTTAAAGTAAATACCTCATGAAGGTTAGGAGCAATATAAAGCTAAACACAAGATTAGTCCATATAATGGCTACTTTGTGTGCAGTTGGGATGTGATATAACACCAAATTACATTAAAGAATCGCTCAGTTTATGAATGGCTTTGCCTAATGAGCGGTTTGCATAGATCATTTACGTGACAAGATGTGACATGTTTTAGGTGTCTGGTGAATTCGTCTTGTAATTACGTGGTTAACATGAATGAAATGTCAGCCTGTGTATTTGCATTATTGAAATCTGACTTCTTATGATTTCGGATAACATCTTGAGTCATATTCCTCCACACTTTAACTGgttaacaacaatacaacacaatattTTACGTTCAGTGTTATAAAATGAGTCTGCAAATCCCAACCTGTCAGGTCGTGTTGATGCACATTCCACCGCTGGACTTGTCAGGTTCGTCAGGTCATCGGCCACGTCGTTTTCAGTGTTAAAGTTGGAGTTATGGACAGGAAGGAATGTGTCAAATAAGGTTTTACAAGATACACCGAGTAaccagtaaacaaacacacctgtgtgATGCAATACAATATACGAACATAACCCCTTAGTAAATAGTACATTAATACAcctaaaatgtttgtttgagatAACTTCTttagttatgtgtgtgttacctcaATTTTATGGTACAAAACAGCTTCATAACaaaagttgttttattattttgtgcatCACATTTACAAATAGGGAGGAGTATAAATATGCAATACACCTTAAAGTATAATGCAAACCAATACAACAATGTCACAAACCAAAGCTTCGGTGAATTGAATCAAACCCGgtcaacaacattttaaaacgtATTTGTTTCAAACATGTAAGATTGTAGGACTCCTGCGTCGggttacattttaatgtaaagGGCTTTCAATTGTAACTTGGTGTACTTTACACTACTAAGCCTCATTCAAGGACtgataacatttacatttttgtatgtgaaactgctttattcctTTATTGTCCTTTATGAATACACCTGGTGATGACATCTGTTGATGAGTAAAGGCAGTTTACCAACTGTTGGCAGTTGGTAAATGGGATTCACCGTTTGTGTTTAACTTTGCAACATTTTGCGAAATTAAATTAGCATTTCTTTAGAATGGGCAACCACaaagtttgtttgtgtattcatttGACAGCAGATTGGGGTAGTTTGTGGACATTTGCTTCAGACAGCTAGACTCATCTCACTTGCCTGAGGGTGAAAAAGATTGTCTGGTTGCTCCAACCTATAAATACCAGCCCGAGTGCatctattaaaaatattaagCTACTCATATTTACGTTTTAGGTTGTTTGTTCAATAGATGCAAAACCTCTGCTCTTTCAAAACAGTAAAGAAGCAGAACCATTACACACATAAGAAATATGCCCAACTTTTAGTTATAATTACTTTCAGCGACTTACTAAAAAGCGGTCTTTTGCGCAGTGCAgcaatgttttatattttaaaatgttcagattTATTCTCATgaaggaggtagagtggtcgtccaccgatCGGAAGGTCAGTGGTTCGATCCCTGGCCCCTGaggtcaacatgtcgaagtgtcattgggcaagatactgaaccccaaattgctccagaTGGTATAGCCCacggtgtgtgaatgtttatcgctGATTGAGCAGTTGGCACCTTGAATGGAAGCCTCTGCCTCTGAATGAATGGGTAGATGCTGACTTGTGTAAAAGTACGTTGAGAGGTTGCAAAGACTAGAAAAGCTCTatttaaatgcagtccatttaccataaaGGATTTGAATCAGAAAAAAAGATCTGCACACGCTTCTAAAAGCTCCCAGCTTAACAGAGATCTAACAGAGATCTCCGTCAGGCATTGTCAAATCATAAAACATGTGTCTGCAGGTCACTGGAACAGCGTTAGTTTTACATTTGGCAGTAAAGGTAGTATAAAACCCGTTCTGAATTCTTCCCTTGTAGGACAAGCTCATCCTCTGTCTGATTTCTGTTTCTTGTTTAGGCTTTATTGCTATGTATAGTTGGCCTTTGGTCTTTGTTATTTCCTGTGACTAAATAGGAGCAATTCTCCTTTTGCTCGTAGGCTTCCTTCAGGTCTAGACACCTGGTCGTTGGGGGAAGCCAAACAGCACTCACTCATTCACCTGCAATGTTGGCACACTATAAGAGTGAATGCAAGTGTGATTTGGAGAAGG
This portion of the Cottoperca gobio chromosome 21, fCotGob3.1, whole genome shotgun sequence genome encodes:
- the LOC115025932 gene encoding C-X-C chemokine receptor type 4-like; protein product: MEPGIWNDIIFENSTDNISEDSGDFELDFQEPCGRALSKNFNKIFIPTVYGIIFILGVIGNGLVVIVMGYQKKVKTMTDKYRLHLSVADLLLVLTLPFWAVDAASSWYFGGFLCVSVHVIYTVNLYSSVLILAFISLDRYLAVVRATNSQATRKLLASKLIYVGVWLPAAVLTIPDLVFARVQNTGSSSFLIFDESMETADSRILCQRIYPQDTSFTWSVVFRFQHILVGFILPGLVILICYCIIINKLSRGTKIQALKKKALKTTVILIVCFFSCWLPYCLGLFVDTLMMLEFPPGFTPSCDLQQAVEKWISITEALAYFHCCLNPILYAFLGVMFKKSARSALTASSRSSQKVTLMTKKRGPISSVSTESESSSVLSS